The genomic region tttaagtgggagaacttgcacaattggtggctgactaaatactttttttccccactgtatacagcttttataccccttgacacacaaaggcactttgctccgcccacctttaggaggcttttaaacagtttctcagtccccttcaccctggaatgttttctcagcagtttctaactccccccctctgttagtgggttgacactacattataactctaacaccgttcacacatttatactgtatttggtgTGAAATCCTTTaatcattattcttaaaatacaaattaatctatcagggGGCATCTGCCAAAACCTGAATGGCAGCTACTGCTGCCTGTGTTCTGCTGGAtttattcttcacccggtttgattttacaatgtcatacatcccgggtacgaagaacgtgaaggcagaagtattgtcacggctgtatgaaacagaggagaggcccagagacaatacctccatactcccggcctcctgcattgtggcgccagtagtatggccgatggacgcagatatagagCAGGCTTTaagcacagatccatctccacctcagtgtccagctgggctgcagtacgtgcctgctcgtatccgtgatcgtctgatctactgggcacacacgtcaccctcctctggtcactcaggtatcggtcgtacagtgcgctgtctgaccggaaagtactggtggcctaccttggctaaggacgtgagggtgtatgtctcctgctcggtgtgcgcccagagtaaggcacctaggcacctcccagcgggaaagttacaacctttaccagttccacaacgaccatagTCTCCcctgagtgttgatttcctgactgatcttcccctctcccaaggtaacaccaccatcctggtcgttgtggaccacttttccaaggcctgtcgcctccttcctctgcccggtctccccacggccctgcaaactgcggaggccctgtttacacacatcttccggcactacggggtaccagaggatatagtgtctgaccgaggtccccagttcacatccaaagtctggaaggcattcatggaacgtctgggggtctcggtcaacctgacctctggtttccaccccgagtGTAATGGGTAGGTGgaatgggtaaatcaggatgtgggtaggttcctgcggtcctactgccaggaccggtcGGGGGAGTGGTcgatgttcttgccatgggccaaatatgcccagaactctctctggcactcctccactaacctaacgccattccaatgtgttttaggttaccaaccggttctggcaccgtggcaccagagccagaccgaggctcctgcggtggatgactggtttcagcgcgcggaggagacatgggacgctgcccacgtccaactccaacgcgccgtgcgtcgacagaaggccaacgctgaccgccaccgcagtaaGGCCACtgtcttcgtaccgggtgatcgggtctggctctcgacctggaatctgcccctccgcctgccctgccggaagctgagcttgcggtttgtggggccgttcaaagtcctgaggagaatcaacaaggtcacctataggttattacttccccctgattaccgtattaacccctcgtttcatttgtctctcctcaggccggtggtggctggtctgctccaggagtctgaggtgcgggaggtccctccacctcctctggacattgagggggccccagcgtactccgtctgttccatcctggattcgaggcgtcgggtgtggggccttcagtaccttgtggagtgggaagggtacggcccggaggaacggtgctgggtcccggtgagggatatcctcgatccctccctattgcaggatttccaccgtcactatccggctcgccctgctccgcgtcctcctggccgtccccgaggccggggtcggcgtgctgctggagctgcgAGCATGGGAGCAATTATATTTCTCCTGATTCTGGGTCAGTAAATGTTCAGCTTTTTATTTGACTAAAATATCATAATTTAGTCTATTTAAAAGCTATGTATGTATGTTTGCAGTTCAACCTTTGTTTATGTCTTCATTTAGCGCTTCTCAAGGACCATGGTCATGGAGCTCCACAGAAAGGTGGAGATGAAGCTAAGGGGATTTTGTATTATGCTATTTGTGATGTTAATGATGATGAAGACTGATGGTGATATGATATATTCATGTGTAATGTATTTTAgacttacattttttaaattattgtaTTGTTAGGTTGATCAGTAATATTCACCTAAATCAGCAATTTATAAATGGCTCATTTGTTTATTCTCCAGCATTAACCAGACCTTGATCAAGAACATTCAACACCATTCACTTCAAGGGTTGTCTTTATTcagaaaatatgtatatattttgacTTAAATATGATCTCTGTCACAACTTTAAATACCTATCTGGCCTTTCTCATGTAGATATATACGTAGATTAGTGTAAGGATGCTGTCTGTATGAACCTTGTGTGTGTAGGTGAGAAATAACATTATTTTCCTCTGATGTATATGGCTTTAAACCAATAGTCTTATGGCTACCTTGAGTTTGAGACGAGCCAAAACCTGTGCTTTTAAATGGCCATGTAACTACATTACACATGTCATAACGTTATATTGTATATGTTGTGTCATATAGATATCGATGAGTGTAGTAACAACTCACTCATCTGTGGGGACAATTCAGCTTGTTTCAATACTGTTGGTAGCTAGCAAACACACATAACTGTCCGCTTGACAACACACTAGCCAGTTGCGCCACCGAAAAGGTACCATTTCGGTGATGCAGGTGCAAACATTTTAAACTCTTGTACACTTGGACTCATCAATATTATTTAGATATCAATGAGTGTATAGACATTCTCCCCATCTGTGGGGACAATTGATCTTGCGTCAACACCACAGGCAGTTACTACTGTGTCTTCCTGGGTTTAGATTAGAGCCCAAGAATATCACTGGCAAAATGTTTGTGTGCGCCGCGTGCATCTTGCgttcatgtgtgtgttttgtgtgtgtgacgtCCTTTCCTTGTCATTCCACactttcatcctctctctttccctttcagACATTAACGAGTGTAAGATAGACAGAGTATGTGGAAAGAGGGGGATCTGCCAAAACCTGAATGGCAGCTACTGGTGCCAGTGTTCTGCTGGATTTACTAACTTCGGCAACAACCAAACTAAGTGTGTAGGTGAGAGACAAGCACCATTCCACCTGTCGTCCATGATGCACTCCTTTGTCATGCATGTGGTAGAGCAGGTATGTAGACCTGGTTTTGTGGGGTATTGGGATAATTTTCCTTCATGTTTTTTCTTCAGAGCTAAATTGTGACCAAGATGAAACACAGGGTACGCCTGGACAGGTAAGTTCTTCATGTTAAATAATGAGTAAGCTTGGAATTTAGAGAAGCATACCTCACTTGATCTGGTAGTGTATGTacttatgttctctctctctcctcttcctctctctctctctctctctgtctctctctctctctctctctctccctcccacatctctctctctctctctctctctctctctctctcctcttcctctctcgctcctctttctctttctctttatttATCTCCCTCCCAGACTCTACCAGGCTTTGGCAGTTTCTTGTCTCTGAGAAACAACTGTTTGATGTTGAGTAAATCTACATTGTCTGGACCTACAGGAAATGTGCTTTTGACAGTAAGTcaccacacagaaacacacacacacacacacacacacacacacacaaacataggtATACAACCCTTATGTCTCTCTTCTATAGTTACTGGTTAATGCCACTGATGTTCTTCAATTGGGCCTCCAGTCCAACGGTCACCGTAGTAGCAGTGAAGTGACTAGCTTACTGAGGACAGTTGAAATCTCTATCAGACTGATTGCTCCACAGCTGACAGAGAACGTGACCAGGATAGAGACCAaccacacaggtaacacacacacactgagcacacGCTGACCACATATTTACAATTTACCAACCACCACGCAGGTACCATAGGTTGACCACAATCTGAACACCATACTGACTGTAAACGGAGCACTAACAAGCACATTAGATTGTGACAatgtaaaaattaaataaatgcaAGATTGTGTTCTTTCAGTAATGGTGATTTCTGGTCTGTGTTGATTTTGTCTATCTTGATAAACAGAGGCTGAGATTATGGTGAGGAGAGACCAGACTCCACCTGAAGGACCAGTCAGCCTGACCAATGAGAACACTCAACTTGACACCACCTGGGAGACGGCGGTTGGAGATTACCAGAATTACCCAGGTAGCCGCAGTCCTACAGTACCAATCATCTTCTCAAAATATTATTACAGGCACACATTGATGGATTCGCTTGGGATATTGTTGCACATGTTTTTGTATCAGGCCTTATGTTTTCTTGTGTTGTTTTTGGTGTGCAGGGTTTGCCTTTGTCGTTCTGCTCAGCTATAAGAATCTGGATACTCTGAAGGACAGTTTTTCTCATCAGAGCCAGCAGCTCATGTCCAGTGCTGAGACGGTGTCCGTTAGCAACTccaacacaacaaacctgcccCAACCGGTTAATCTCACCTTCAATCACCTGCAGGTAACACTTGTGTCTCTTCTTAATAGTCTCTGGCTGTCagtaaaacatgtttttcatttATATATTTTCCATGAAGTCAAATtttttcctgaattgactgagtgAAAATGGAATGAACCCCAACTCATATATACACTGTATCCTAGTCCAGTGATGTTGACCCCACCTGTGTTTATTGGTCGGATGGGAATGGACCGGGGGAGTGGTCTGGGCGGGGTTGCACCTCTGTGATGTCAAACCATCTCAGCACATTTGCTCTGCTGGTGGGAATCCACCACAAAAAGGTGATGAGAACACTGTAGCAGTTCTGAAGGGGGAGAAAATATATTCCCAGATATCTGTGTCAGATTTCCTTTGGTTCCTCTGGAAATGTCATGTTTTATATTGCTACATTTAAGTGTTTAATGCATGTGTTACATTATTGAAGTGTTTGATCCATTTGTCACATTATTTAGGGGATTTTGATGTTTGTTGAGTGCTGATGTTGTTTTGGGGCTCGGCTGTGTGTTTGATATGTTCATACTGTCTAGATGGTGTGTCTGATGCTTGTTATTCCTCGTTTGCAGAGAAGCGGGTAGCTGTCGGTGGTGATGTGGGTGGGCATTTCTGTGGCACTGGCCTTTGTGGTCCTATCCCTGATCATGTCCCTATGGTGTCGATTTGTCAGCCGCAAACGCCGTGGAGGACACCGGCTGCAACATGATATACAGCTCCATAGCAAATAAGACATGGATTTGAACTATTGGTGTTATAAGAAAAGCTTTACTTGGAATCCATTTGTAACATTCTCTCTTAGCTTGCAAGGACAAATGCCAGCATTTTTATTTAATGAAGTAGTATAAAAATGtatcaaacaaacaaaaatttaaGAACACATATAACTTCATGTTAATAGATATAAAATATCTCATGTATATAACGCTTAAAAGTTCCAGACTGTAACAGCAGAGCTCTCATCTATGTGGCAAAATACATAAGTCATTTTAGGctcatttcacatttacatttaagtcatttagctgacgctcttatccagagcgaattacaaatTGGTTAATGAGTTTGGTCTATCATTTGTTGCATGAATTTTCCTAGAATAGTGGTATATACACCCAATGCTGCATTTGTCCAGTATCATGCCACTTTGTGTTtatcgcataattaattttaccgacacaaaaagatcccaccatgtcgaacgaacaaattgtctgtcgaCATTTATAATATTGTACCGACACTTTCTGTTTCCATCACACTTGTCGCGATTGTTTTTTTATATGccatgactttactcgcataaaaactgtggatggaaacttGGTTACTGACAGACAATTGAAATCTAACGGGAAGAAGGTTTCATCACTGGGGTGGGGGTATCTTACTGTTAGATGCTACTCTTCCATGCCATTCTGGTTTACCCAAATGACTGTATATATAAAGGTTTACCCTCATTTATACCATAGCATTGTGAGATActcctttctgattggcttgaagggcattctagagcgtgcattatttcacTATAATGCACAGTATATTTGCATgttagaattcaatggctatagtacATTTGTACAAGTTTTGTTTGAGCTGGTTTTGAAAGTAAAAGTTGAATTGAAAACAGTATTGGTATTGTTGAATTTGATTTTCATAATAGAGAGCTAGGACgcatggtttggttagctaaactagcaagtctgtttgtttggttaccatggcaactactgtagctatctagtaaacttgctagctaatcaactcggggctctatgtgttctctggaaaataaaataaagccACTAGTCTTAGCCACAGATTCAATGCATTGCTGATTGAAAACACGTGTCCAGGGAGTCTAAATGGCACAGGACCTGGCCGTGACAAAGCATGGAAATTACAGACAGAACATCCTTTTGACAACAACAACCTCAGACACCCTCAAACATACTATTTACAATTCTGTCCTCTCCTTTCTGTTGTCTTGCCTTTATTTTTCACAGCCATAAAAGTGATTATAAGGTCCAGTAACAGCAGCATACCTTAAAGGTCAATTGCCCCTAGAATCAACTTATCTGGTTTTAAagggcctatgtggcatcgatttgagtcagaaacattcattctagtgtcaaaattgactacataGTGTAATTAGGATAATCTTGGTTATAAAGTCAGTCTCGTGCAAAACAGAGTTTTGTAAGTGAGTTCGTCTCGACTTACTGGAGGGTTGGGTATGGATTGAAATAATGCCCACTTGGCCAGTGCCCACTAACACGAGAGAAGCAGCTGTGGTGATTGCGCTTTATCAGCTCTGTGCACTCTATCCAATCATACACTCTTAgagaaaagggttccaaaagggttcttcggctgtccccataggagcaccctttttggctccaggtagaatccttttaggttccaggtagaacacttttggattccatgtagaaccctctgtgaaaagggttcttctttctacctggaaccaaaagggttctacctagaaccaaaaagggttctccaaagggttctcctatggggacagcagaataacacttttaggttctagatagcagccAGAATCTCCAGACAGCAGATCCGCCCTTTACGCAGCGCCTCAgacttgtttacataagacaacacgtcaCCAACGTTATGTTGAAATAACCCTTGGCCCTAAGCCCTTTATGGAGTGGCctaaattaattacagatttattgatttatcttagattaattcagactagtggctatgttgttgctacagTGACTCAGGAGGGACAAACAACAGTACCAGCCAGGGTATGATATGCAAACATaacacacccacatcaaacctcACCCTTAAGACAACTCTTGTTTGGCTccagtcatggccgctagcatttcttaatgagaaATCTtcaaaacgaggccaaatcaggaagtgcagtcgtTCTTTAAGCCTTGTGTTACAGCAACACATTAAGGGTTACATCACATAGGAAGGAACCCCACAAAAAAGAAACAAGGAACATTTCTCTCACTATGAACCCACTATCTGTGAGTTCACATTGTAAATACTGGCACATGACATGAAGAGACAGAGGCATTTACCAGTGGAACATTAAACTACAGTCTGGCTTAACCTCTGCCAAGAGAGTTGGAGATTAACAAATACACATTCAGTCAAGTTGACAGACAAAAACCATTGAAAGCTTTTTACTCCTTACAAAACAGGCCAACAATTTCCAGTGTTGACATATTAAGACTAGTCACCCTCTATATAATAGGGTTTTCCTCTCTATTCCAGTATGCAGGCTAACCAGTTCTCCGTCTATGCTGCGGCATTCCTGGCTCTCTCTCTTCCATTATAAATTCTGTCGGCAAAGGGTATTAGCGGTTGCCAGTACTGGCAGACCGATTCAATGGGCGCAAAGCAAACACTTTCGACATGTCAGTGTAGACAAGGGTTGACTCCAGTCTCTGAGAGCATACTGTACAAAGTACTATAGCAATGATACTGTAGATACGTTATGTAGTATTGCCTTATGATAAAACTATATCTTCTTACCCAGCTCATGCTTTCCATCTACATGACGTACATCTTGAGGCCCATGTGGCTCTTCCCGATGCTGTATATATGGGTGATGTCAGGACAGGCCTCGGTCACTGACTTCATGAGCTGAGGAGGGACAGAGTTTAAATGGTACTGAGCATGATGGTGTTGTCTGGTGGGCagaggtcttccattcctgtttgaCCCCCAGggtgtgcacattttgttgttgttgttgcaaccACGGGGTCCATCAGGAATGGATTGAGTAACACTGCCTTATGATGGTTAAGTGCAGTGGAGGCTGattaggggaggacggctcataataatggctggaacggagcaaatggaatggcatcaaacacatggaaaccattccactaattccgctccagtcattaccatgagcccatcctccccaattaaggtgccaccaacctcctgtggttaaGTGTGAGAAGAAAGCTTCAGTATGTACAGTAGAGTTTTACTACTTTACAAATAGATAAAAgtattggttttgtttgcagagcACATGGGGAgagtgtggtatgtgtgtgtggacaCAAGAGCCCAGTGTTACATCATAATGGTCAGATTCACCTCAAGCTCTTTACTGAGCGGTAGTGGCAGTGTAATATTAGTTTTTTGGTGAGACTGAGGGACGTAGCTACAGCCACAAACCCTCTGCTTCCAGGACAGGTTCAGTCAAGCGCCACACAGAGTAGATTGAAGGGAAGGGAGGGAGTTTCTTGCTAACTGTTGCATGCCATGGATGCCTaccctcttagaaaaaagggttccaaaagggttcttcagctgttcccataggagaaccctttctggttccatgtagaacacaTTGTGGAAAGGGACCTACATGGAtccaaaagggttatacctggaaccaaaagggttatacctggaaccaaaaagggttcttcaaagggttatcctatggggacagccgaagaacccttttaggttctagatagcacattTGCAAGGTCCCTGCTGCACTTACTTAGAGTGCACAAGATTACATTTTAGCCAGTGTATGATTATTTTATGAGAGATCTTATTATTTTCTAAGTCACTGTGTAGTTCTAAAATATGGTGAATCAGTTGTTTAGAATGGTAATGGTAATTGATTATCTACCTACCAACTGCCTGGCTCTATTCTTATTGGTCAGAAGTTTGCTAATCGTTAGAGGTAAACAGGAAGTAGTTGAGTTAGTGGTCACATTCCACTGCTTAGACGTTGCCAGATCTTAAAACGCCTGGATATGTATTTTacctatcagctaaccacatcatatgatatagcaatctgtcagttgatgacacagtcgatgacgtggcacgcaatGCAACCATCGGTTGATGCATGCAAAGTCTAAGCAGTGGAACGCAACAGATATATGGCTGTGAATGTGGTCAGttccatagagatgtatagagggctctagtgcccaaaagcacgttttagcatgggcagtaCCATTGAAGACTTgcaccattttgaagtagtcaactgggtgggacttccgggttaaggaaggatcacataattccattcgggtcatcaggagggatcagccaaagTAACTATACTCGTGAGCAAACATTTCATAACTTCAGGTGGCAGTAATTCAACAatcttggctttatacctgttcaaacaacacactccaggtggcagtatgcaccctttcagtttgtttaccaactcatagaagcAGTAGAAGAAAATTGattacttcaaaatggagatggtcTCAATGTTGCAGCCCGTGCGCTCACAGATGCCATAATGAGACATATAACATTCCGATCTCTATAAATCTCGATGGGTCAGTTCATTATTAAGGTCATGTTCCCCTGCCCAGACCTTGCTGACAGAtaccagatcttacaacgcctggataggtatttgaaatctaaccacatcatatgttatagcaatctggtgccggacggcacagtcgatgacgtggcacgcaaccattggttgagcAGGGGAATGCGACCTCTGCTgagttcataaccaagtgggaaggtggtaattaACAGTTGAAGTCGTAAATACCAATTGGATGCATTCAAATGCTTTGACCTCGTTGAGCAATGGCAATTGGTTAATtgacaaccataaactaaaagtacagctaacatgcttgtaaacaaatgaTAGTGTTAAAAAAACATATgaatagattgctttttataaataatgttttgttgttacatTTAACTGCCAGAAATGCTGTTATCGAGGTCATTTCCATAGtaggtgacgtcagaggtcaACATGTGGGAGAAATCGGAGGTCAGGGACgatagacgagtttcccactagtaattactaGTTGGAAGGGCGTTCAAGAGGATTTTTCCCAGTCGCATGTGGTAAATACCACATTCCTACTTGGTTATGAATGCAGCACTATATGTGCAAAAGATTAACTAGTCTTCATTCAGTGTTTGTCTACATAGAGAGTCATCCAGCCACCATCTAAATAACCCTCAAACTACACCAGTAGCCTATCGGTGAGTGTTGAAGGTCTCCACTTCAGGACTTCCTTTCCTCATCTCCTTGTAGTTGTGGTGTCTGAAGTCCAGTATGTTCTAAGTGCCTTGCTCCGTCTGCTGCCAAGCGTAGATGTTGTTGGGATCTACAGGAGGGAAAAGACACAACATAATGGAAAAAGTAAATGGTAACGTTTGAATGTTGTTGGGGTTAGGTTTCCTGAGTGGTAAACTAGTGTTGTGAGGATgttgtgatgatgatggtggacaTACCTGGGAGGGTACAGCCCAGAACCTCATCTCTAAGACAGATAGTTCCATTCTCGTACCAGGTCTGTGGATTGATGTGGACGTAACGTGCCACTGTTGACGACTTATTAAATAGGGCCAACACTGGATTTTCAGTATCCTGGTTCCCCTCAAATACCTACAGTAGGGGAGAgttgggtaagttgagccaaaggggtgaGTTAAGCCACCGTTGTTTCTAAGAAACCATtaaatttgaccaaatatttaggaagaggtcataattttatggagtctgtgaaggaagaaaccacatggaaaaattggtaagcaagttaggtccaaaaaacggattttcaccaagtcaaatgaatGTATTGTGCTATAGGGTtcatgcttgtatctaaa from Coregonus clupeaformis isolate EN_2021a chromosome 3, ASM2061545v1, whole genome shotgun sequence harbors:
- the LOC121538234 gene encoding adhesion G protein-coupled receptor E5-like, giving the protein MLSKSTLSGPTGNVLLTLLVNATDVLQLGLQSNGHRSSSEVTSLLRTVEISIRLIAPQLTENVTRIETNHTEAEIMVRRDQTPPEGPVSLTNENTQLDTTWETAVGDYQNYPGFAFVVLLSYKNLDTLKDSFSHQSQQLMSSAETVSVSNSNTTNLPQPVNLTFNHLQSSDVDPTCVYWSDGNGPGEWSGRGCTSVMSNHLSTFALLVGIHHKKVMRTL